The nucleotide window tgggtggagtgtcatgtctgtcGCCTGGGCAGCCTAGTCTCTATAAACTGTGGCTGAGTGGAGTCTGGTGTCTAGTCAGCCTGATGTCAGTAAACTGTTGCTGAGCGGGGTGTCATGCTTGGTGCTTGGCTAGCCTAGTGTCTATAAACTGtgtctgtgcagagtggagtatcatgtctggtgtctggtcaGTCTGGTGTATGTAAACTGTTGCGGagtgaggtgtcatgcctggtgccTGGCTAGCCTATTGTCTGTAAACTTTGGTTGAGAGGAATGGACAGGTCAGTCTAGTGTCTATAAACTGTCTCCAAGTtgagtggagtgtcatgtctggtgtctggtcaGCCTAGTGCCTACAAACTGTGGCTAAGTGGAGTGTCAAGTGTGATGTCTTTGGAATGCCTTTCCAGTGGGTTTGCACTGTAGATATGTAGGCATTTGTGTCGACGACCTAGGCAATGATAGGTATACTTACGGCACCATTTCCAATCCCAGTTCCTGTTAGCATCTACCCCAACACATTTCTCTGAACCCGAGTGTCGGGATCTGGTCTTCCTCCAGAGTCGATCCTTCATTAACACCAACGACAACACTTTATTTCGCTCAccaaataacaattttaacagaattgtacacgtacatattaACTGTTCTATTGAAAACCGAGCATTTCAGcagagtaggcctacagtgaTGGTGAAAAAGGCAGTTTAAAAAGAGTTGCTCAGACAATGACAACAGGCACACCTTACTTGTTCTCCAATCAGCGCTTCTCTGTGTAACATGTCCTTCAGGAAACGTAACCTTTAAAGTGtactgtgtgatgtacaaaagaaaaacatacatgaaagaAATATCTTACCGATGTCCAGGAATAGATGTAACCATCGGCGTTCAAAACCGGAAGTACATACCAGTCCATGGCATCAACCACAGCGGTAATATCCGGATTGACACCGTACTGCTCAATAAGCTGAAAAACAGTGCTCATGATTTTAGTACATGAGGTCATGGGTTCATACGATGCTgttttcaagtacatgtaaatccgTCAAATTGGACTGGTTGAATGAAAATAGGACAGGAGCTATTTTATGCGATTGTAGCATTAGACCAATCCTGTCGACACTTAaatgagaaaacataaacattagaTTAAGTTCTAATAAAAGAGTGCCAAAAGTTagtcctaaatgtggtcttcaatatttttttcgatttttcattaaagatgagaaaatacttgaaaataattcttgTATGGTGGGTTCATATATTTGgcaccaccttttggtatatatatatatagtctttgtgtaataatgtcataaatgaagatggtacacatgtttaataaatatatgggTACAAGAAGTTTGTCTTTTCGGCTAACAAATGTGTTGATCTTGggttttgatcatatttatattttaatatattcataaatattatcaaaattcagattaaatgcatatgcttggatacaaacaaaaaaaaaatacagtcaaatacatttgttagacatgcatcacatccttatatagaacattattatgcaacgacgATAGGTACCAAATGCCCACCATACATACCATGAAAAAAATCGAAAACACTATTAAAGACCATATCTGCAAATGAGTTTTGACCccatttcatctgattttggcatcatttttatgttttcttctcctttgaaaAACTATTCTATTTTCACCCCACACGTCGAATTCAACGAATGGATGTGACAAATCACATCGTGTGAACTCGTGGTTAAAAGTGGCAAATGTAAATAAGAAATTAGATTTCAGAAGGACTTTATGCCGTAACTCTGCAGCTGTTCTTTTCCACGAAGCTTTGAAAATTCATCATTTTTGGCagcattattaaaataattgcCATGGAGCGTTTCTCAATTTCCACAAAATTTAAGACACCAACAATGTTTCAAAAGCATAAATAAACAAGCATGCATATGCCACAAAagcgtctgtactttttgtatataaaataaaataaaataataagattataaaataaaaagaataaaagagtaTCCCACATGTTAAAATAGAATGTACAGCGCTGAAAAAGATATTATTTTGCATACTGACAATCGCATTTACAATAAGTCTTGTCAGTCCACTAACAGATGGCGCAAGTTTGCCCTTTAGGCTACACCTAGTTGTCGACACACTTCAAGTGTTCTGTACATTATGGCACATTTCACAAACCATTACATGCAGCTGTTACACGACTACCCTGTTTGAGTTTaatgtcatgtatatgtagttctAAATTTTACTATCACTATACATCAAATCTTATCATATCCATCTCATTCCACACTTTCATTCAAGTCATGTTCTGAAGCTTTTTCAAACGTCCATGGTGTAAACGTGTTACGCATTCTGAacaagtgaattatttttttatgtattcatcttttcatttatttattcatctattcatttgtttattcgtctatttatttatatatttatttatttgattattggttaaggccaaacttaacagcttTTGACCGATGGCGCTCCATTTTGTGGGTGGAAAAAACCGGTGTGCCccgggtaaaccaccgacatttggcaagttattaaGAATATTCCCCACACGTGACGTATAGATATGTacgccatactggtggaagacatgtgaTCATGACGAACGTTAGACAGTGCAAACAGCCACACCGGTGGCGCCGATGGCTTATTTTTAACCCAGGTCCCTTATGAAATGACAGTGTCAGCATCTGCACTCACAAATATTTCGCTTGAATTTCAGTGGTCATGGTTATGGGTAAAGGAAAGAGATCAAGTGTTTGGGGAAAATGTGACGCCTGGCCAGATACCCGACGGACAAAATCTGGTAAAACAGGTCAAAATATCGTTCATGACAGTTCATTGCAACCACTTCATGCGATATGTCTTTATAAACATAACGATAGCCACAACAGGCACTTTATAAGTTTAAGACGGACGTGGAAAACCCTCATGTTGgaaattcaaaatatattacataatcAGAACAAACTTAGCTCCTATACGTTTGGGCAAACACTAACGATGAATAACAGTTCCTTGCCCACACATCTGGATAATTTCGTAGCTGATTAAGCAAGCTTTGGTCTTGTTACAAATATCCTAATATAAAACCCGTTCACAggcatgaacatacatgtgtaaagcaAAGGAAATAAGAGTTAATGTACTCTGCCAAGGTAAACATAGATAAGAGACCAGTTCCATGTGACTCCATGCACATAACGTTCGTCTGAGTTAATTGCAGTTCAAGGGAGAAACGTATACGAATGGATGTTATTGGTGTCTATAACCTACCTGCCCAGCCATATAGACAACAGTAGCCGAAGATATCCACTCCCGAGCGTGCATTCCCCCAGTCAGGAAGAACCCAGGTTTAGCAGCTCCACTCCGGGAGCCGGtgatctttttttaaaaatgtaaatatatatttaataaatatgatCATGCAACAGAAAGGGGCTACATGGAATGGTGTCATgttaaaagcaaaaacaaatgaagtatgtatcagattcgagaccattaaacactgtacatgaatttagttagatttattttgtttagaatttttccaaccgagtaaaatggttttaacaCATAACATTCTACGGCAGTCATTAGTGACACAAAatgtatcagtgacgtcacatccacaTTTGTGCAAGGGATAATTTATTCCAAGGTCCATTCGGAGAATGCATATATAGGTctttatgtatatgcatatgaatGATGGAATCTAGAAGTCTAAATATGATCAGAAAAGACCACAGCAGAATGAAATGTTTCAAGTGAATTCTACTGGGTGGACCAATTCTGCAAAAAACAAATCCACCAATTTCTGTGGGCGGTGTTTAACGGCCTTCCATCTGACAAATACTTCAcgttggtgttttctttgcctggTATGTCAAGGTCGAACAAATCGACTCTTATTTCCGTTATTTCCCAATGATTTATGTTTAATGTTGTATGTATAGGACTATTTCTCTTTTACGACGGCAGGGAGTTTCATGGTTGCTAGGAAACGGGCGAGTAAACAAAGCGTTCTTTTATAATTCAGTAACTAATAAGCTTTATATTACAAGCCCAGTATATCTGCTATATCGATGGAGGGCAAATGACCTCCAAAGAGTTTTATTTGAAATCATTAAAACTATGGCTGTCAACCGATTTTGGCAGTGAAATATGAGTGCTAACATCTTAAACTATTAATCTAACATTATGAATGTTTTCCCTCCTCGACCACCACAAAATTGTGGGACTTATGCATGTGGAACGCAATTCAAGACAGTGTTGGCAATTCAACAAAGTACAATGTTTACAGTTCAACACGAGACAGCGTTGACAGTTCAACACGAGACGGTGTTAAATTTCAACATTCTTTTACTATTTAACAAAGTATTAACATTCACACATTTTAAGAAGTGTGACGCTATACAACGTTATGAATATTTCCCTCCTTCACCACAATCAAAACGTTGGAGTCAACATTATGGACGTTCTACATAACCTTTCATATTTATGACAGAAGGAATATCGAAAATGccttgtccaaggctgggaCACCAAACACTTGCTTGTCCGAATGATGGAAAGACGAGTGTTTTAACCCCACAAGGCGCTAACCGACGCGCTGAAAAATGAAAGGTCATGTCAGTTCTAGGCTTAGTGATTTATTTCtctccatgttttttttttcaaataaaaaaagagtgTGTACGctgtaataacaaaaaaacgtatatttacatttaaattttgcGGGCAGTTTGAGCTTCTCATTGCAGATATACTTCTGTAAATGAACATTCTAATTCTGAATGTAAATATACAACCAGACTCGCAAGGTGCTGTAAAACTacagctttgttttgtttttgttttggcagCCAAAGTGAAGTGAGAGtataaacatcaattaaatattgAAGATGTAACTGGGCGTATGTCAGtactgtaaatgtacagcaggtatttatatgtgtacagtactTTTTGTTGATCTtctacatttatgttttttattaccGTTCTTTAACCTAAAATGCGGAAAAAGAATGAGCATATTGACCGTATACAGATACTTTAGACAATGTAGAAAGTTGTATTTAGGAAACAATCACCCTCAAGTTCCTATACTGTATCGATATAGCAAACCTCGATACGATACGGATGAGTATATGTATGAGTCGTTTACCTTCATCGCCACGATTTTTCGACCTTCGTAAGACGTGGAAATATTGAAAAGGGAAGCTCGTTTGGGAAACCTAGCGGCCATATCCTGCATCCAGTAATTTATCTGtaacatgaaaagaaaatagCGATCAAGCCCACATTCGTTACACCGTTCCCTCGTTTCTTCCGAGAATGtgcaatgtttgtttttttattaagcCCAATGGGGGAGTTACAACACCTACTTCTGACAGCCATCTTGGAGTTCTGTGACTATAACAGCCCATGTAAATACAACTTCACTATGGCTGACTGGccgttgttttgtgaaaatgatgaTGTCACGTGCAGCCCCTCTGTAGTCTCATatttaaactttgaaatttCATATACCTCCAGAGGCTTTGTGACCTTtggtattatacatgtgtaaatgttcgGGCCATTCCATTACTTAAATATGTAATgaagtattcagttttattcactGAAGAATTCTTGAGGATATACAGATGTTATATAATTGCGCCCATACTATTGTTTTTCTCAAACTATGAagtacatatgatttatttatttatttgattggtgtttagcgcCGGGGAAGTATACATGAAGCATATTATAAGCTGcctatggggcctccgtggctcagttggttggcgcgctaacgcagcgtaatgacaccaatgcggtcgctctgagttcgtccagctcatgctggcttcctctctggtcgtatgtgggaaggtcttccagcaacctgcggatggtcgtgggttcctccgggctctgcccggtttccactcaccataatgctggccgccgtcgtataagtgaaatattcttgactatggcgtaaaacaccattcaaataaataaataaataagctgccTATGAAATGAATCCGAGTCAGTTTATAGAACGCAGATATGATCAATATCGTCATTTACAGGATAACGTCATTGCGCACCTCGTTTAATGGATGATATCTTGTATAATCAAACAACGTTGTCCTAGATTCACTGTGTGCTATAGACCTTGGATGCCCTTCTACGTCTATTGCCTGTTGTATATTGGGGATAGTGACAGTTGGCCGCATTCCCCGCAGTCCCAGCTGATTTAGCGTCTCGGACCGTCGACTCGGCGGTACCCGGAACATCGCAGTGGTGCCCACAGTATAAGCTTCTTGCCAAAAATCTAACTGTaatgaaagacaaaatattcACTGTCATGTTACTTCGATGCATGTAACTGAAAGCTGATGTCAAATGGACCTATGTCAAATCGAAAGATTTCTTGAgggatttttaaaattatttttccaCGTCATCAATTCTCTGATGTTTGGTATTTAAGGTAAAGCTTAAGGATTGGCTGGCTGGATGCCGCAGATGGCGTAGCCGTCGTAGTATGTTACAACATGTTTGGAAGCAATCTTCACCAGATGGGACCACACTGACCGTGACATATTCACAGGGGATGGAACCGTGTGGTCCTAAGCTGAGCTGTCCACACCAAACGAGGCCGAAATCGGTACTAAATTGAGCTATCCATAGAAGGGACAATAGTCGGACAATGTCCGTGATACCGCCACAGTAGAAGGGAAGGTGTAGTCCCAAGCTGAGATCTTCACACCAAATGGGACAGAAATCGGTACCAAACTGACATTGACCGTGATATGACCACAGTGGAAGGAACCGTGTGGTCCTAAGCTGAGCTGTCCACACCAAACCAGACCGAGCTATCTACACCAGAATGAACCACAGTCGGACAGTGATCGTGAAAGTAGGAGGAACCGTGTAGTCGCAAGCTGAGCTAAAGATGCCTTTATGAAAAGtggcaatcaaagcgcgactgaggtactttgtttaattgtcatttgacctggaactcattcatggactacaaATCTGAACtttaatatggaattcatgcctggaatatcaactgtctgcccggaATCATTGAAATCTGATGACGACACCTATCTTGTgggtataatttcttacatacctttgtctttgggagctagtgttaatcgttgttttggaaatggatcttgcgaatGTCGACTTGGAACgtactacgaatggtatacgaatgtcggacatgacccTTATATTAAGACCAGACGGACCGAAATTGGTACGAGACTGAGTTATTCAGACCACGGGATCAAAGGTATTCACAACAGAAGGGGCTGTGTAATCCCAAGCTGAACTATTAACACCAGACGGACCGAAGTCGGTACCAGACTGAGTTATCCACTCCACAGGAAAACAGGTATTCACAACAGTAGGGACCATGCTGTTCGCAGTTAAGATATTCGCACCTGAAGGGGTCACAGTTGATTTTAAATTGATCAGTCCACACCAAAAAAATACTATAAATACACGTATTTGCACAGTTGTTTAATCGTATAATGTAAAACGGAACAGCTAAGGTAATGAGAATTGTAAATTTAGGTTAGTTAGCTATACTTTAGGATGAACTCACCAGCGTATCTATTGATCAAGTTGATGTAAAGGCCGGGAAAACGTCACACAGATTCACGTTTTATTGCACAAGGATACCAGGAGTAGTGAACACGACTGGTGATGGAAAGGAGGCTAGGCTACGTGCATAACTCCATGACACGTGCAATGACACAGTTAACCCATTCTCTTGTTTAATTGTTCACACAAAGGCGTCATGTCATTAATAATGTTCACATAGCCACACACAAATAGGTCATAAAGGGATATATGAATTTACCCTCCTCAGAACAGTTCTTCATATGTATCTTACTTTGTATTGTGCATTTCACAAAAAAGGGGACACAGCCGGACGTGACCGTGCCACAGTAAAAAGGGACCGTGAGAAGGGAAGCTGAGCTATTCTCACCAAACGGGACAGAAATTGGTACTAGAGTGAGTTATCCACGCTATGGGACAACAGTTATTCACAACAGAAGGGACCATGTAGTCCTAAGCTAAGCTATTCATAGCCACAATCGGTCTTAAATTGACCAGTCTACCACCAAACAGGGCCGCAGTCGGTCCATACTGAGCTGTACAAAAATCCTGTATATACCAGCACATTTGCTTAAACGAAAGGTGGAAAAACGGAGCGCAAACAGTGAAGTTGAGTGTCGGTATTTAGATTGgttctgtttttaaatttaGGCAAGTTACATATGGCTTTATTTTAGGATGGACTACCCAAGCGTACCTGGTTGGTCAAGCTGATGTAAAGGTCGGTGAAAAACGTCGTACAGATTCACGTTTTACATATATCCCTTTATGACCTATTTGTGTGTGGCTATGTGTACATTATTAATGACATGACGCCTTTGTGTGAACAATTAAACAAGAGAATGGGTTAACTGTGTCATTGCACGTGTCATGGAGTTATGCACGTAGCCTAGCCTCCTTTCCATCACCAGTCGTGTTCACTACTCCTGGTATCCTTGTGCAATAAAACGTGAATCTGTGTGACGTTTTCCCGGCCTTTACATCAACTTGATCAATAGATACGCTGGTGAGGGGATACTAGGAGTAGCGTACACGACTGGTGATGGAAACGAGGCGCTTATTTGTGCAATCTTTGTCCTCTGAGATCATTTGTCTTTGACCAGGGAAATTTGTCAGTAATTATTATTGTATGGTTTTATCCCGTGCTTTCCATCATTGCAACTGACCCCGGTACCattttatatatgtgaaatCGTTTAAAATCGTTTAAGTATGacttaaaacattaattaattCATCTAATATATGCAGGTACGGTTATGCACGTACCGGTATGTTTGTTCAGTAcgtttcaaacagttttgatgCTTACAAACATTCACCTGCTGATGTTTTCAGATATGTACCGGTAATGATGACAGATATGTATCGGTAATGTTGGCAGACATTTACCTGTGGCGTTAGCAGACATTTACCTGTAACACTAGCAGacatttaacacagaagacATTTACCTGTAACACTAGTAGACATTTATCTGTAATGTTGGCAGACATTTACCTGTAACAGTAGCAGTCATTTACCTGTAATGTTGGCAGATATTTACCTGGTACAGATGAGCATGTGTTTGAAGATAAACCAGGTACTCCAGCTGTGCAGGTGTGTGTGGTGTCGCCGTCCATACTTCGTGACTGAAATACAAGACAAATTACAATCATTCTAAGTCATACACAAATAATGCAAAGGTGTTGACGGCTATAGAAAATGCTTGTTGTAAAGATATACTGAATTTTAATCCATGGCTAACTTCATAAGCTTTTGGTATAAATTAGCATACTGAAATTGAGTTGCAAATGTGAagtgaaatttaaaaagcaaGACTTCTTGCAAACATAATTCAATTGCTATATCACCAGAAACAACGTAAAATGGCATAAAAAGACTTGAATATTATCAGAACCTTATACAAACACTATAATGTGGAGAAACAGGTATGTCACATGCAGTCTGCCTTGTCGAATGTTGATaagctacatgcacatatccTTTTACCATTGCCGCTTGCAAACATATTTAAATCGCTAATTTAAGAACTGCAGCCTTTTTTATAACCAGGATACTACAATTTTGCGATTATGTTCTCCACGTATACGCTTCAATTCAGTTTAAGGACAAACTACGATATCTATATTTGAAGTTATCGGTACTTAATGGTGATTattataaaatgttacaaaattatGACATTATAGCTCTTAAAAATatcatacacatttacataataTGCATTTTGGAACATTTTGAGATATGGCATTGAACAactaacaaatgaataaataaataaaatatgtcagtTTAGTCTGTAGCCGTGTCATTCTCAGCCCACAAGAATCGAGCTTCAGTAAATTTTTTTGCTGGATTCACATTTGTCTCCAACGTGTATTTTCTCACAGCTTAATCCCCGAGGGACTACATAAAAGATATCTATCGTGAACTTTTTAAATCAGATTCTGTGTAATTTAGAGCCTTGGGGAGATCACGCTTACGCATCAGTGCACGAGGTGGCTTTGTTAATATTTCAGCGAAAACAGGATTGGGCATATCTTGGTAAGACTTACCCGTCGTATCGCTGTTGAGAAGCTTGTGAGGCGGCAATAATCAGTATAGCTGATATAATTCCTGCACCCGGCGACATACTGAAGTAATAGGTTATGGGCGTAGTAAATTGACAGAATGTCCTCCTATTTTGGCCTGCCGTGGTCCCCGGATCTTGGAGATGTAAGGTACCTGCCAAAACACTGAGCAACGATTCTGCAGCTAGCGATGTTCATGCGCCAAGTCCAGCTCGTCTTTTTCCTGGTTTATAAACAGTTTACCGGGGAAAGTTTCCTCCAATCTGATCTTCTGCTACCATTTCCCGCCAATCAACTTGTCCATATTCAGATAAAACAGTAACATCCGCGTTTTTTGCAGTATGTTTGACTAATGTTTGCTAGCCCATATCAGCACGTGCAAAAAATAATGTCTGACCCTGAGTGCATAAACATGTTGTTTGTCATCAATCAAGTAATGtgagaaaaataacaaataagaTGCAACACACCTTTCATTGTGCACGTTGGGTGTATGGCCTGTTTTAActgaaaaatcaaattatattGGTCTTGTTTCAAAAAATGTAGATGTCCATGTTCCATCTACATATAAATTAGAGTTTCGGCTTGAGTGAGCAACCGACCTTAACATGATCTCTGAAAAggattgtgtacaaatttacacATATGCAAAGACAAATGTATCAGTGCTACACAAAttgtacacaaattgtgtaccaCAGATACATATGTCGCGGTGAATGTTGCGGTGGATGCGGTGGATTGTAGAGAATACCGGCCTAAATTGTATAACACAATTGAAGATGATTTCACCCAAACGAGGTGATATCAGAATCAAGCGTGTGAAGAGTAAGACAAACCTTCATTTTTAATTATCAAACTATAATGACTTTCTATTtcgagaaataaaaaaaaggattaaaaaataaagaaaggagggaggaaaaaaataaaataaaataaaataaaatataatgggtacatttatacaacttttttcattttttaaaagtcaAGGCCTGCGGATTAATTTTCAGCTGTTAATTTCCACAACCACAGCTTGAGGCAAAAGTTTACTTTTAAAAACACGTGAACAACTGTAGTAGTAATTTATCAATCACGAATACTCTTTAGCTTCGGGCATATATAGGTCGAACATTCGCCTTTGTCTTCCACACCTTGCGTGATTTTAATATTATCGTGCATCGTATCTTCCCAAGTGTAGCAACACCCAACTGTTATCTCGATCTTCTCTGACTCTGTAGCCTATCCAGGTTATGAAGACTTTAGACAATAAAACAAAGTAATTCACGAAAATTTAGTAAAAATTTACTCACCACATTTATGAAAATCAGCCTGCAATTCACAATTGGGAGTGTATGTCTCCACACAATGGTTTTATTAAAAACGTATCGTTTATATAAACGTGTGACCCATTTTTGGGTTTATTAACTTTTACACAATATATATCTGCCCAAATGTACCTCCCAGGTGTGGTATTTTCTATCTCTTGCTCGTGTTAGTATATGATGTCTGATAACAATATTAGTCAAAAAGATATAAAGTggcaaacacaaacaaaccaaaatctATGCTAGatagtacatgtttatgtacaatTATCGTTTATACTTTGTGTTTAAGAAGAGACAGATCTATAGGAAATAATACAAATTTGAATTAAATGCAAAGCAATCCATAGGTGTAAGAGAAGattttgtttatacatgaaGACATAAGGGAAAGTTTGCTAACTGTAAGTATCGGTGTTGTGTGCTGGTATGAAGAGTTTGGATAAGTCACACATGAGTTGTTCTCACCACGTGCATAATAACGTGTGCAAATACGTACACATACGCGCACATGGTCTCCCATGTGattatgtttaaaaacaataattaaaaagaaagCATGGGTTACTGTTTAAAAATTATCAGCTTTAGGCAAAGAACTTAGTGCCACAATAACACCAATTACGTCATGATAATTTCGAGTAAAAAACACGCATAACGATTACGATTTTTTccgatttatatatttatgacgtcatattttAAACACCCTGATATTTTcgagtgtgtacatctacatatacttcTTTGTATGAGTATTGTGCTGAGGTCAGAAAGGGCGTTACAAAAAAATGATTGTAGGACAGTGGTATGGTACAATCATTGAGAGCAGAGCCAGAGAAAAGTCCTTGAAATGTCTTTGTTGTTAAAACAGCTACGTAAATTTATATACTTAACTTCATttcatcttcattttcct belongs to Liolophura sinensis isolate JHLJ2023 chromosome 9, CUHK_Ljap_v2, whole genome shotgun sequence and includes:
- the LOC135475668 gene encoding carboxypeptidase B-like, whose translation is MSPGAGIISAILIIAASQASQQRYDGHEVWTATPHTPAQLEYLVYLQTHAHLYQLDFWQEAYTVGTTAMFRVPPSRRSETLNQLGLRGMRPTVTIPNIQQAIDINYWMQDMAARFPKRASLFNISTSYEGRKIVAMKITGSRSGAAKPGFFLTGGMHAREWISSATVVYMAGQLIEQYGVNPDITAVVDAMDWYVLPVLNADGYIYSWTSDRLWRKTRSRHSGSEKCVGVDANRNWDWKWCQRGASHNPCSDTYCGPGVLSEPEVRGVANFIQAVPGRFQAYVDVHAFSQLWLTPWSYSIKQPSNYNQQDECSLAAVKALTAVYGTQYRRGSAASTLYAVTGGSMDWAHGVSKIPYAATLELRDSGKHGFLLPANQIIPSGEETLQGVLAMAKCVVKI